A genome region from Actinomycetes bacterium includes the following:
- the ligA gene encoding NAD-dependent DNA ligase LigA, producing MELEKLLKLDVSNIDEKQAGAVVRDLREELNRHNYYYYIKDNPIISDADYDKLMRLLESIEEKFPQLVTADSPTQRIGAPLEGGFNTLEHGEKMLSLQDAFGHEELKAFLDRVYKDLELEESQVEFVCELKIDGSAVSLVYQDGSFVRGATRGDGVTGEDITSNLKTIKAIPLRLMDGVQIPSRLEVRGEVYLGKDEFLQINKRREEEGLAVFANPRNAAAGSLRQIDPAQTAKRRLSIFIYGAVSNQELGASNHYQMLEYLKKCGLRLNPHVKKVTGYEKIKKYCDRWEEERKSLPYETDGIVIKVNDFSYQQKLGQTSRNPRWALAYKFPPEQEVTRVVDIKVSVGRTGALTPVAKLEPVTVAGSTVSNATLHNEDEVNRKDVRIGDWVIIHKAGDVIPEIVKVITERRDGTEKQFKMPERCPVCGSEVIRAEGEAVSRCISLACPAVQFEAIVHFASKGAMDIDGLGPAIVKKLLDRGLIADPADIYYLDYDDIFSLENFKQKSTHNLLEAINKSKSQPLSRLLFGLGIRFVGQHVAEILADEFGDLDNLMQADFSQLESIDEIGPRIADSIVSFFKQKQNLEVIEKLRKAGLNFSAEKKKVEERKEFAKKTFVLTGKLENFTRSQAADLIEKFGGKVTSAVSKSTDVVIAGNDAGSKLDDAKKLGIKVIDEKQFKDMIG from the coding sequence ATGGAACTGGAAAAACTATTAAAACTGGATGTTTCAAATATAGATGAAAAACAGGCTGGAGCTGTTGTCCGGGACCTCCGGGAAGAACTAAACCGGCATAACTACTATTATTACATCAAGGATAATCCCATTATAAGTGACGCTGATTATGATAAGCTTATGAGGCTGCTGGAAAGCATTGAAGAAAAATTCCCCCAGCTGGTAACTGCAGATTCACCTACCCAGAGAATTGGTGCCCCCCTGGAGGGAGGCTTTAATACCTTGGAACATGGAGAAAAGATGCTGAGCCTGCAGGATGCTTTTGGGCATGAAGAGCTTAAAGCTTTTCTGGACAGAGTGTACAAGGATCTGGAGTTAGAAGAAAGCCAGGTAGAATTTGTTTGCGAACTGAAGATTGACGGCTCTGCGGTGTCTTTGGTATATCAGGATGGAAGTTTTGTGAGAGGTGCCACTAGGGGTGATGGAGTTACCGGAGAGGATATTACCAGTAACCTAAAGACCATCAAGGCTATACCCCTGAGGCTGATGGATGGGGTCCAAATTCCTTCCCGCCTGGAGGTCAGGGGAGAAGTTTATCTGGGAAAAGATGAATTCTTGCAGATAAACAAGCGGAGGGAAGAGGAAGGATTGGCAGTTTTTGCCAATCCCCGCAATGCGGCAGCTGGATCATTGAGGCAGATTGATCCTGCCCAGACTGCTAAAAGAAGGCTTAGCATCTTTATATATGGAGCGGTAAGCAACCAGGAGCTGGGTGCAAGCAATCATTACCAGATGCTGGAGTATCTAAAAAAGTGTGGCCTGAGGTTAAACCCCCATGTAAAGAAAGTTACTGGATATGAGAAGATAAAGAAATACTGTGACCGGTGGGAAGAGGAGAGGAAGAGCCTTCCTTATGAGACTGACGGTATTGTGATTAAGGTAAATGATTTTTCCTACCAGCAGAAGCTGGGCCAGACTTCCAGGAATCCCCGCTGGGCTCTGGCTTACAAGTTTCCCCCCGAGCAGGAAGTTACCAGAGTTGTTGACATAAAGGTAAGTGTGGGCAGGACCGGAGCCCTGACCCCGGTAGCTAAGCTGGAGCCGGTTACTGTGGCCGGGTCAACGGTATCCAATGCTACCCTGCATAATGAAGATGAGGTAAACAGAAAAGATGTAAGGATAGGGGACTGGGTCATAATACACAAGGCGGGGGACGTAATTCCGGAAATAGTTAAGGTTATAACTGAAAGAAGAGATGGTACCGAGAAGCAGTTTAAGATGCCGGAGCGGTGCCCGGTATGCGGTTCTGAGGTTATAAGGGCGGAAGGGGAAGCTGTAAGCAGGTGCATATCCCTGGCCTGCCCGGCCGTACAGTTTGAGGCCATTGTACATTTTGCTTCCAAAGGGGCCATGGATATAGACGGGCTGGGCCCGGCTATAGTTAAAAAATTATTGGACAGAGGGCTGATAGCAGATCCGGCAGATATTTATTACCTGGACTATGATGATATATTCTCACTGGAAAATTTTAAGCAAAAATCAACCCATAATCTATTGGAAGCTATCAATAAGAGTAAGAGCCAGCCACTATCCCGGCTGCTTTTTGGTCTGGGTATAAGGTTTGTGGGACAGCATGTGGCAGAGATACTGGCAGATGAATTTGGGGATCTGGATAATCTCATGCAGGCTGATTTCAGCCAGTTGGAATCTATTGATGAGATTGGACCCCGGATTGCAGACAGCATAGTAAGCTTTTTTAAGCAAAAGCAAAATTTAGAGGTAATTGAAAAGCTAAGGAAAGCAGGCCTGAACTTTTCTGCTGAAAAGAAGAAGGTAGAGGAGAGAAAAGAGTTTGCTAAAAAGACATTTGTGCTTACTGGAAAACTGGAGAATTTTACCAGAAGCCAGGCTGCTGATTTAATTGAAAAATTTGGGGGCAAGGTTACTTCAGCAGTAAGCAAGAGCACAGATGTGGTGATAGCCGGAAATGATGCAGGAAGCAAGCTGGATGATGCCAAAAAACTGGGCATAAAAGTTATAGATGAAAAACAATTTAAAGATATGATTGGGTGA
- a CDS encoding DUF4214 domain-containing protein — MAKYFLRKKSTLMVLPLVAILAVTLLLGSLGFATVEVKGADGVTGFVTRMYQVTLDRNPDPSGLASWEGGLRSGSLSGADVAKNFIFSEEFMAKNLNNEQFLQVMYRAFFDRAPDPGGFNGWMSELNSGKSREYVLAGFVNSQEFNQLCSDYGINPGSLNGSGGSTRVYAHEEVTDMQAAAPQVSSANLNGYEQQILNQINAIRQANGLNALAANQALTNIARQRSADMLSRGYFSHYTPEGTNIFNYLKANGIGYRNAGENLAQSQPASAGSPEVFANAWMNSPTHAANILRAQYGSIGIGIAENGGRRVVTTVFTN; from the coding sequence ATGGCTAAGTATTTTTTAAGGAAGAAATCAACACTAATGGTTCTGCCGCTGGTAGCAATACTGGCAGTAACGCTGCTTTTAGGCAGCCTAGGCTTCGCTACAGTAGAAGTTAAGGGCGCAGACGGAGTAACCGGATTTGTAACCAGGATGTATCAGGTAACCCTGGATAGGAACCCGGATCCATCTGGTTTAGCTAGCTGGGAAGGCGGACTTCGTTCCGGCTCTCTTTCCGGAGCAGATGTAGCTAAAAACTTCATTTTTTCAGAAGAGTTTATGGCTAAGAATTTAAATAATGAACAATTTTTACAGGTAATGTATAGAGCTTTCTTTGATCGGGCTCCTGACCCAGGAGGTTTTAATGGATGGATGTCAGAGCTAAACAGTGGTAAAAGCAGAGAATATGTTCTGGCAGGTTTTGTTAATTCCCAGGAATTTAACCAGCTTTGTTCTGATTATGGAATAAATCCAGGATCGCTGAATGGTTCTGGGGGAAGCACCAGGGTTTATGCTCATGAAGAAGTTACTGATATGCAGGCTGCTGCACCTCAGGTAAGTTCTGCAAACCTGAATGGATATGAACAGCAGATACTTAACCAGATAAATGCTATAAGACAGGCTAATGGCTTAAATGCTCTGGCTGCCAACCAGGCTCTTACTAACATAGCCAGGCAGAGGAGCGCAGATATGCTCTCCAGGGGTTATTTTTCTCACTATACCCCGGAAGGCACCAATATATTTAATTATTTGAAAGCCAATGGGATTGGATACAGGAATGCTGGGGAGAACCTGGCGCAGTCCCAGCCGGCATCTGCTGGCAGTCCTGAAGTTTTTGCCAATGCCTGGATGAACAGTCCTACTCATGCAGCTAATATTTTAAGAGCTCAGTATGGAAGTATAGGTATAGGAATAGCAGAAAACGGCGGAAGAAGAGTGGTTACCACTGTTTTCACTAACTAA
- a CDS encoding class E sortase, which yields MQKRTKTIILTIAVVVLIGGGLSLLLYPFVTNLIASRQEARQLEEWQQQAESIEQQDSEGTIETNEEPVSEPEPEQTEEEEAIIEWSEEISGQTEPHEEPAVEDYFPAKITIPSIEVEAVVYEGTDRETLKQGPGHIIGTPFPGEVGRCTISGHRTTYGAPFNRIDELVEGDLIYIDTVSGDTFVYAITSQEIVKPTDVHILQGNDKKELLLTACHPKYSAAYRIIIYAELVNIYPVGELS from the coding sequence ATGCAGAAGAGAACCAAAACCATAATATTAACCATAGCTGTAGTAGTACTGATAGGCGGTGGCCTGTCTTTATTGCTATATCCCTTTGTAACCAACCTTATAGCTTCCAGGCAGGAAGCCAGGCAGCTGGAAGAATGGCAACAGCAGGCTGAATCCATAGAACAGCAGGATTCAGAAGGAACAATAGAAACCAATGAAGAGCCAGTTAGCGAACCAGAGCCAGAACAAACCGAGGAAGAGGAAGCCATTATAGAGTGGTCTGAGGAAATATCCGGCCAGACAGAACCCCATGAAGAACCGGCAGTAGAGGATTACTTTCCTGCAAAGATAACCATTCCTTCAATTGAGGTTGAGGCTGTGGTATATGAAGGAACAGACAGGGAGACCTTAAAGCAGGGGCCCGGCCATATAATAGGCACACCATTTCCGGGAGAAGTGGGCAGATGTACCATATCCGGCCACAGAACCACGTATGGAGCACCTTTTAACCGTATTGATGAACTGGTGGAGGGAGATCTAATATATATTGATACAGTAAGTGGGGATACTTTTGTTTATGCCATAACTAGCCAGGAGATCGTAAAGCCTACTGATGTCCATATTTTACAAGGCAACGATAAAAAGGAATTGTTGCTTACTGCCTGCCATCCAAAATATTCTGCTGCTTACAGGATAATAATTTATGCAGAGCTGGTAAATATATACCCGGTAGGTGAATTATCATGA